In the genome of Drosophila subpulchrella strain 33 F10 #4 breed RU33 chromosome 2L, RU_Dsub_v1.1 Primary Assembly, whole genome shotgun sequence, one region contains:
- the LOC119548712 gene encoding probable G-protein coupled receptor 158 isoform X2: MELCIATKSKKQQQQETAPSSMQQMQQSKCNSSNYYQKKCHQNQTNTQVQSTQQSNCSSSHRDRDRDHLTKQQQDQRTNSATATSSSCNINSSSSSSGTCNIKSKNIRRPSRGTQLNTLYSLLVLLIVGLATVAVTARANPTHPGAIPFSRESRRDALLAYYKRSFSNNISPGHEHQDNHQFHLHRDANSLDFDELTPTASSVSVLSRAERFRLRKRSATPTTPATAAAAAATSPVAHAPATATATSTTATASGKKTEEKCEPRVLEMLPDEPFYDYTDIAEDAARQFIEFLSSKFPNANTPITIDEATRAEVSRRANGIASYALNEDDNLLAFAIAAPSIHTVVVKFRDNVTIPPDQVHNKAYLGSYWRELGAAWNSTDGTQEWGAPFRDCNLLTRRWLWPFRISFSEHRIKVVAAAFIAADEDVCNDGLEEVFGRRHGCDRNTTFCLLTENKPAATRDVYTCLCRESYYLPNSTLQGFRGDRVELSEGYDNYSCIPCPGGCSNCDNNGVCLTFQEEEVLNVDACLRLLVAIVLGACILCCVVLGVIVFRQRKCKAIASGMWTVLETILLGIVLLYASVAVHFFPASTERCLLEPWLRELGFITCYGAIILKLYRHLVDFRTRKAHRWVLRDVDLLKYLGTMVFAVICYMAAFTASSLDLLESAQLESLREADTNTCHPLKWELVTQTSEMLILCFGLHLSIASRNANTQFRERQFLVTALTLEFLVSSSFYFLRFVYLPEMSPSAILLALFIRSQLTNSFALGLIFVPKLWYQHKQVRSLAYDLSIRLPVDAFKGTSHDAGQRLGGGYAGLCLGDPDIGELTISEMSPEDIRAELKRLYTQLEIMKNKTLRQDNPHISKRRGGRKAGHRRFSLQALSAKHRSNKHHQDIEITEAEPSRTPEDSVCSAEGPTDTYAEISGVSHSMLSHSMVSHSVVSHSK; encoded by the exons ATGGAACTGTGCATAGCAACAAAGtcaaaaaaacaacaacaacaagaaacCGCTCCGAGTTCAATGCAGCAAATGCAGCAAAGTAaatgcaacagcagcaactacTATCAAAAGAAATGCCACCAAAATCAAACGAATACTCAAGTACAGAGCACTCAGCAAAGCaattgcagcagcagccacagaGATCGAGATCGAGACCACCTGACAAAGCAGCAACAAGACCAACGAACAAATagtgcaacagcaacatcatcaagttgcaacatcaacagcagcagcagcagcagcggcactTGCAACATCAAGAGTAAAAACATTAGGAGACCCAGCAGAGGCACACAATTAAACACACTCTATTCGCTGCTGGTGCTTTTGATAGTCGGCCTTGCCACAGTTGCCGTTACGGCTAGGGCCAACCCCACCCACCCAGGTGCCATCCCCTTTTCCCGCGAGAGCAGGCGCGATGCTCTTTTGGCCTACTACAAGCGCAGCTTTTCCAACAACATTTCCCCGGGGCACGAGCACCAGGACAATCACCAGTTCCACCTGCATCGCGATGCCAACAGCCTTGACTTTGACGAGCTAACGCCCACCGCCAGCAGCGTGTCCGTCCTCAGTCGGGCGGAGCGCTTTCGATTGCGTAAGcgcagtgccacgcccacaacgccAGCAactgcagcggcagcagcagcaacatcgccAGTTGCACATGCacctgcaacagcaacagcaacatcgaCGACGGCGACGGCCAGCGGCAAAAAAACGGAGGAGAAATGCGAGCCAAGAGTCCTGGAAATGCTGCCAGATGAGCCG TTTTACGACTACACAGACATCGCCGAGGATGCCGCACGCCAgtttattgaatttttatcGAGTAAATTCCCAAATGCCAACACTCCGATTACCATCGATGAGGCGACACGTGCGGAGGTGAGTCGCCGGGCGAATGGAATCGCCAGCTACGCCCTCAACGAGGACGACAATCTCCTGGCCTTCGCCATCGCAGCGCCCAGCATTCACACGGTGGTCGTTAAATTCAGGGATAACGTTACG ATACCACCGGATCAGGTGCACAATAAGGCGTACTTGGGTTCCTACTGGCGGGAGTTGGG TGCGGCCTGGAACAGCACGGACGGCACCCAGGAATGGGGGGCTCCCTTCCGCGACTGCAACCTGTTGACGCGTCGCTGGCTTTGGCCATTTCGCATATCCTTTAGCGAGCACAGGATCAA AGTTGTGGCGGCTGCTTTTATTGCCGCCGACGAGGATGTGTGCAACGATGGCTTGGAGGAAGTTTTCGGTCGTCGTCATGG CTGCGATCGGAACACGACTTTCTGCCTGCTCACCGAGAACAAACCCGCCGCCACCAGGGATGTGTACACCTGCCTGTGCCGGGAGTCCTACTACCTGCCCAACTCCACTCTCCAGGGATTCCGAGGGGATCGGGTGGAGCTGTCCGAGGGCTACGACAACTACTCGTGCATCCCGTGTCCCGGTGGATGCTCCAACTGCGATAACAACGGGGTCTGCCTCACCTtccaggaggaggaggtgctCAACGTGGACGCCTGCCTGCGCCTCCTGGTGGCCATCGTCCTGGGTGCCTGCATCCTCTGCTGCGTCGTCCTCGGCGTTATTGTCTTCCGGCAGAGAAAGTGCAAG GCCATTGCCTCGGGCATGTGGACTGTGCTGGAGACGATACTGCTGGGCATTGTTTTACTTTATGCATCT GTTGCCGTCCATTTCTTTCCCGCCTCCACCGAGCGCTGCCTTCTGGAGCCGTGGCTCCGGGAACTGGGCTTCATCACCTGCTACGGCGCCATCATCCTGAAGCTGTATCGCCACCTGGTGGACTTCCGCACTCGAAAGGCGCATCGCTGGGTGCTGAGGGACGTGGACCTGCTCAAGTATCTGGGCACCATGGTCTTCGCTGTCATCTGCTACATGGCCGCCTTCACGGCCTCGTCGCTGGACCTCCTGGAAAGCGCCCAGCTGGAGAGCCTCCGGGAGGCGGACACGAACACCTGCCATCCGCTCAAGTGGGAGCTGGTCACGCAGACCAGCGAGATGCTCATCCTGTGCTTCGGACTGCACCTGTCCATCGCCAGCCGGAATGCCAACACCCAGTTCCGG GAACGGCAATTTCTGGTGACCGCCCTGACGCTGGAGTTCCTGGTCTCGTCGAGCTTCTACTTTCTGCGCTTTGTCTACCTGCCGGAAATGAGTCCCAGCGCCATTTTGCTGGCCCTGTTCATCCGCTCCCAACTGACGAACAGCTTCGCCTTGGGTCTGATATTTGTGCCAAAGTTGTGGTATCAGCACAAGCAG GTTCGTTCGCTAGCGTATGATCTATCAATACGTTTACCTGTGGATGCTTTCAAGGGTACGTCACACGACGCCGGCCAGCGGCTGGGCGGAGGATATGCCGGGCTctgtctgggcgatccggacATCGGGGAGCTGACCATATCCGAAATGAGTCCCGAGGACATACGAGCCGAACTCAAAAG ACTGTACACGCAACTGGAGATTATGAAGAACAAGACTCTCAGGCAGGATAATCCGCACATCAGCAAGCGACGCGGCGGACGCAAGGCGGGTCACCGCCGCTTCTCCCTGCAG GCTCTAAGTGCCAAACACCGCAGCAACAAGCATCATCAGGACATTGAGATCACCGAGGCGGAACCTTCCCGAACGCCCGAGGACTCAGTTTGCAGTGCCGAAGGACCCACGGACACCTATGCGGAAATATCGGGCGTATCCCACTCAATGCTCTCCCACTCGATGGTCTCCCACTCCGTTGTCTCGCACTCAAAGTAA
- the LOC119548712 gene encoding probable G-protein coupled receptor 158 isoform X1, giving the protein MELCIATKSKKQQQQETAPSSMQQMQQSKCNSSNYYQKKCHQNQTNTQVQSTQQSNCSSSHRDRDRDHLTKQQQDQRTNSATATSSSCNINSSSSSSGTCNIKSKNIRRPSRGTQLNTLYSLLVLLIVGLATVAVTARANPTHPGAIPFSRESRRDALLAYYKRSFSNNISPGHEHQDNHQFHLHRDANSLDFDELTPTASSVSVLSRAERFRLRKRSATPTTPATAAAAAATSPVAHAPATATATSTTATASGKKTEEKCEPRVLEMLPDEPFYDYTDIAEDAARQFIEFLSSKFPNANTPITIDEATRAEVSRRANGIASYALNEDDNLLAFAIAAPSIHTVVVKFRDNVTIPPDQVHNKAYLGSYWRELGAAWNSTDGTQEWGAPFRDCNLLTRRWLWPFRISFSEHRIKVVAAAFIAADEDVCNDGLEEVFGRRHGCDRNTTFCLLTENKPAATRDVYTCLCRESYYLPNSTLQGFRGDRVELSEGYDNYSCIPCPGGCSNCDNNGVCLTFQEEEVLNVDACLRLLVAIVLGACILCCVVLGVIVFRQRKCKAIASGMWTVLETILLGIVLLYASVAVHFFPASTERCLLEPWLRELGFITCYGAIILKLYRHLVDFRTRKAHRWVLRDVDLLKYLGTMVFAVICYMAAFTASSLDLLESAQLESLREADTNTCHPLKWELVTQTSEMLILCFGLHLSIASRNANTQFRERQFLVTALTLEFLVSSSFYFLRFVYLPEMSPSAILLALFIRSQLTNSFALGLIFVPKLWYQHKQVRSLAYDLSIRLPVDAFKGTSHDAGQRLGGGYAGLCLGDPDIGELTISEMSPEDIRAELKRLYTQLEIMKNKTLRQDNPHISKRRGGRKAGHRRFSLQKKGSKDKALSAKHRSNKHHQDIEITEAEPSRTPEDSVCSAEGPTDTYAEISGVSHSMLSHSMVSHSVVSHSK; this is encoded by the exons ATGGAACTGTGCATAGCAACAAAGtcaaaaaaacaacaacaacaagaaacCGCTCCGAGTTCAATGCAGCAAATGCAGCAAAGTAaatgcaacagcagcaactacTATCAAAAGAAATGCCACCAAAATCAAACGAATACTCAAGTACAGAGCACTCAGCAAAGCaattgcagcagcagccacagaGATCGAGATCGAGACCACCTGACAAAGCAGCAACAAGACCAACGAACAAATagtgcaacagcaacatcatcaagttgcaacatcaacagcagcagcagcagcagcggcactTGCAACATCAAGAGTAAAAACATTAGGAGACCCAGCAGAGGCACACAATTAAACACACTCTATTCGCTGCTGGTGCTTTTGATAGTCGGCCTTGCCACAGTTGCCGTTACGGCTAGGGCCAACCCCACCCACCCAGGTGCCATCCCCTTTTCCCGCGAGAGCAGGCGCGATGCTCTTTTGGCCTACTACAAGCGCAGCTTTTCCAACAACATTTCCCCGGGGCACGAGCACCAGGACAATCACCAGTTCCACCTGCATCGCGATGCCAACAGCCTTGACTTTGACGAGCTAACGCCCACCGCCAGCAGCGTGTCCGTCCTCAGTCGGGCGGAGCGCTTTCGATTGCGTAAGcgcagtgccacgcccacaacgccAGCAactgcagcggcagcagcagcaacatcgccAGTTGCACATGCacctgcaacagcaacagcaacatcgaCGACGGCGACGGCCAGCGGCAAAAAAACGGAGGAGAAATGCGAGCCAAGAGTCCTGGAAATGCTGCCAGATGAGCCG TTTTACGACTACACAGACATCGCCGAGGATGCCGCACGCCAgtttattgaatttttatcGAGTAAATTCCCAAATGCCAACACTCCGATTACCATCGATGAGGCGACACGTGCGGAGGTGAGTCGCCGGGCGAATGGAATCGCCAGCTACGCCCTCAACGAGGACGACAATCTCCTGGCCTTCGCCATCGCAGCGCCCAGCATTCACACGGTGGTCGTTAAATTCAGGGATAACGTTACG ATACCACCGGATCAGGTGCACAATAAGGCGTACTTGGGTTCCTACTGGCGGGAGTTGGG TGCGGCCTGGAACAGCACGGACGGCACCCAGGAATGGGGGGCTCCCTTCCGCGACTGCAACCTGTTGACGCGTCGCTGGCTTTGGCCATTTCGCATATCCTTTAGCGAGCACAGGATCAA AGTTGTGGCGGCTGCTTTTATTGCCGCCGACGAGGATGTGTGCAACGATGGCTTGGAGGAAGTTTTCGGTCGTCGTCATGG CTGCGATCGGAACACGACTTTCTGCCTGCTCACCGAGAACAAACCCGCCGCCACCAGGGATGTGTACACCTGCCTGTGCCGGGAGTCCTACTACCTGCCCAACTCCACTCTCCAGGGATTCCGAGGGGATCGGGTGGAGCTGTCCGAGGGCTACGACAACTACTCGTGCATCCCGTGTCCCGGTGGATGCTCCAACTGCGATAACAACGGGGTCTGCCTCACCTtccaggaggaggaggtgctCAACGTGGACGCCTGCCTGCGCCTCCTGGTGGCCATCGTCCTGGGTGCCTGCATCCTCTGCTGCGTCGTCCTCGGCGTTATTGTCTTCCGGCAGAGAAAGTGCAAG GCCATTGCCTCGGGCATGTGGACTGTGCTGGAGACGATACTGCTGGGCATTGTTTTACTTTATGCATCT GTTGCCGTCCATTTCTTTCCCGCCTCCACCGAGCGCTGCCTTCTGGAGCCGTGGCTCCGGGAACTGGGCTTCATCACCTGCTACGGCGCCATCATCCTGAAGCTGTATCGCCACCTGGTGGACTTCCGCACTCGAAAGGCGCATCGCTGGGTGCTGAGGGACGTGGACCTGCTCAAGTATCTGGGCACCATGGTCTTCGCTGTCATCTGCTACATGGCCGCCTTCACGGCCTCGTCGCTGGACCTCCTGGAAAGCGCCCAGCTGGAGAGCCTCCGGGAGGCGGACACGAACACCTGCCATCCGCTCAAGTGGGAGCTGGTCACGCAGACCAGCGAGATGCTCATCCTGTGCTTCGGACTGCACCTGTCCATCGCCAGCCGGAATGCCAACACCCAGTTCCGG GAACGGCAATTTCTGGTGACCGCCCTGACGCTGGAGTTCCTGGTCTCGTCGAGCTTCTACTTTCTGCGCTTTGTCTACCTGCCGGAAATGAGTCCCAGCGCCATTTTGCTGGCCCTGTTCATCCGCTCCCAACTGACGAACAGCTTCGCCTTGGGTCTGATATTTGTGCCAAAGTTGTGGTATCAGCACAAGCAG GTTCGTTCGCTAGCGTATGATCTATCAATACGTTTACCTGTGGATGCTTTCAAGGGTACGTCACACGACGCCGGCCAGCGGCTGGGCGGAGGATATGCCGGGCTctgtctgggcgatccggacATCGGGGAGCTGACCATATCCGAAATGAGTCCCGAGGACATACGAGCCGAACTCAAAAG ACTGTACACGCAACTGGAGATTATGAAGAACAAGACTCTCAGGCAGGATAATCCGCACATCAGCAAGCGACGCGGCGGACGCAAGGCGGGTCACCGCCGCTTCTCCCTGCAG AAAAAGGGCAGCAAGGATAAG GCTCTAAGTGCCAAACACCGCAGCAACAAGCATCATCAGGACATTGAGATCACCGAGGCGGAACCTTCCCGAACGCCCGAGGACTCAGTTTGCAGTGCCGAAGGACCCACGGACACCTATGCGGAAATATCGGGCGTATCCCACTCAATGCTCTCCCACTCGATGGTCTCCCACTCCGTTGTCTCGCACTCAAAGTAA
- the LOC119548712 gene encoding probable G-protein coupled receptor 158 isoform X4 — protein sequence MELCIATKSKKQQQQETAPSSMQQMQQSKCNSSNYYQKKCHQNQTNTQVQSTQQSNCSSSHRDRDRDHLTKQQQDQRTNSATATSSSCNINSSSSSSGTCNIKSKNIRRPSRGTQLNTLYSLLVLLIVGLATVAVTARANPTHPGAIPFSRESRRDALLAYYKRSFSNNISPGHEHQDNHQFHLHRDANSLDFDELTPTASSVSVLSRAERFRLRKRSATPTTPATAAAAAATSPVAHAPATATATSTTATASGKKTEEKCEPRVLEMLPDEPFYDYTDIAEDAARQFIEFLSSKFPNANTPITIDEATRAEVSRRANGIASYALNEDDNLLAFAIAAPSIHTVVVKFRDNVTIPPDQVHNKAYLGSYWRELGAAWNSTDGTQEWGAPFRDCNLLTRRWLWPFRISFSEHRIKVVAAAFIAADEDVCNDGLEEVFGRRHGCDRNTTFCLLTENKPAATRDVYTCLCRESYYLPNSTLQGFRGDRVELSEGYDNYSCIPCPGGCSNCDNNGVCLTFQEEEVLNVDACLRLLVAIVLGACILCCVVLGVIVFRQRKCKAIASGMWTVLETILLGIVLLYASVAVHFFPASTERCLLEPWLRELGFITCYGAIILKLYRHLVDFRTRKAHRWVLRDVDLLKYLGTMVFAVICYMAAFTASSLDLLESAQLESLREADTNTCHPLKWELVTQTSEMLILCFGLHLSIASRNANTQFRERQFLVTALTLEFLVSSSFYFLRFVYLPEMSPSAILLALFIRSQLTNSFALGLIFVPKLWYQHKQGTSHDAGQRLGGGYAGLCLGDPDIGELTISEMSPEDIRAELKRLYTQLEIMKNKTLRQDNPHISKRRGGRKAGHRRFSLQALSAKHRSNKHHQDIEITEAEPSRTPEDSVCSAEGPTDTYAEISGVSHSMLSHSMVSHSVVSHSK from the exons ATGGAACTGTGCATAGCAACAAAGtcaaaaaaacaacaacaacaagaaacCGCTCCGAGTTCAATGCAGCAAATGCAGCAAAGTAaatgcaacagcagcaactacTATCAAAAGAAATGCCACCAAAATCAAACGAATACTCAAGTACAGAGCACTCAGCAAAGCaattgcagcagcagccacagaGATCGAGATCGAGACCACCTGACAAAGCAGCAACAAGACCAACGAACAAATagtgcaacagcaacatcatcaagttgcaacatcaacagcagcagcagcagcagcggcactTGCAACATCAAGAGTAAAAACATTAGGAGACCCAGCAGAGGCACACAATTAAACACACTCTATTCGCTGCTGGTGCTTTTGATAGTCGGCCTTGCCACAGTTGCCGTTACGGCTAGGGCCAACCCCACCCACCCAGGTGCCATCCCCTTTTCCCGCGAGAGCAGGCGCGATGCTCTTTTGGCCTACTACAAGCGCAGCTTTTCCAACAACATTTCCCCGGGGCACGAGCACCAGGACAATCACCAGTTCCACCTGCATCGCGATGCCAACAGCCTTGACTTTGACGAGCTAACGCCCACCGCCAGCAGCGTGTCCGTCCTCAGTCGGGCGGAGCGCTTTCGATTGCGTAAGcgcagtgccacgcccacaacgccAGCAactgcagcggcagcagcagcaacatcgccAGTTGCACATGCacctgcaacagcaacagcaacatcgaCGACGGCGACGGCCAGCGGCAAAAAAACGGAGGAGAAATGCGAGCCAAGAGTCCTGGAAATGCTGCCAGATGAGCCG TTTTACGACTACACAGACATCGCCGAGGATGCCGCACGCCAgtttattgaatttttatcGAGTAAATTCCCAAATGCCAACACTCCGATTACCATCGATGAGGCGACACGTGCGGAGGTGAGTCGCCGGGCGAATGGAATCGCCAGCTACGCCCTCAACGAGGACGACAATCTCCTGGCCTTCGCCATCGCAGCGCCCAGCATTCACACGGTGGTCGTTAAATTCAGGGATAACGTTACG ATACCACCGGATCAGGTGCACAATAAGGCGTACTTGGGTTCCTACTGGCGGGAGTTGGG TGCGGCCTGGAACAGCACGGACGGCACCCAGGAATGGGGGGCTCCCTTCCGCGACTGCAACCTGTTGACGCGTCGCTGGCTTTGGCCATTTCGCATATCCTTTAGCGAGCACAGGATCAA AGTTGTGGCGGCTGCTTTTATTGCCGCCGACGAGGATGTGTGCAACGATGGCTTGGAGGAAGTTTTCGGTCGTCGTCATGG CTGCGATCGGAACACGACTTTCTGCCTGCTCACCGAGAACAAACCCGCCGCCACCAGGGATGTGTACACCTGCCTGTGCCGGGAGTCCTACTACCTGCCCAACTCCACTCTCCAGGGATTCCGAGGGGATCGGGTGGAGCTGTCCGAGGGCTACGACAACTACTCGTGCATCCCGTGTCCCGGTGGATGCTCCAACTGCGATAACAACGGGGTCTGCCTCACCTtccaggaggaggaggtgctCAACGTGGACGCCTGCCTGCGCCTCCTGGTGGCCATCGTCCTGGGTGCCTGCATCCTCTGCTGCGTCGTCCTCGGCGTTATTGTCTTCCGGCAGAGAAAGTGCAAG GCCATTGCCTCGGGCATGTGGACTGTGCTGGAGACGATACTGCTGGGCATTGTTTTACTTTATGCATCT GTTGCCGTCCATTTCTTTCCCGCCTCCACCGAGCGCTGCCTTCTGGAGCCGTGGCTCCGGGAACTGGGCTTCATCACCTGCTACGGCGCCATCATCCTGAAGCTGTATCGCCACCTGGTGGACTTCCGCACTCGAAAGGCGCATCGCTGGGTGCTGAGGGACGTGGACCTGCTCAAGTATCTGGGCACCATGGTCTTCGCTGTCATCTGCTACATGGCCGCCTTCACGGCCTCGTCGCTGGACCTCCTGGAAAGCGCCCAGCTGGAGAGCCTCCGGGAGGCGGACACGAACACCTGCCATCCGCTCAAGTGGGAGCTGGTCACGCAGACCAGCGAGATGCTCATCCTGTGCTTCGGACTGCACCTGTCCATCGCCAGCCGGAATGCCAACACCCAGTTCCGG GAACGGCAATTTCTGGTGACCGCCCTGACGCTGGAGTTCCTGGTCTCGTCGAGCTTCTACTTTCTGCGCTTTGTCTACCTGCCGGAAATGAGTCCCAGCGCCATTTTGCTGGCCCTGTTCATCCGCTCCCAACTGACGAACAGCTTCGCCTTGGGTCTGATATTTGTGCCAAAGTTGTGGTATCAGCACAAGCAG GGTACGTCACACGACGCCGGCCAGCGGCTGGGCGGAGGATATGCCGGGCTctgtctgggcgatccggacATCGGGGAGCTGACCATATCCGAAATGAGTCCCGAGGACATACGAGCCGAACTCAAAAG ACTGTACACGCAACTGGAGATTATGAAGAACAAGACTCTCAGGCAGGATAATCCGCACATCAGCAAGCGACGCGGCGGACGCAAGGCGGGTCACCGCCGCTTCTCCCTGCAG GCTCTAAGTGCCAAACACCGCAGCAACAAGCATCATCAGGACATTGAGATCACCGAGGCGGAACCTTCCCGAACGCCCGAGGACTCAGTTTGCAGTGCCGAAGGACCCACGGACACCTATGCGGAAATATCGGGCGTATCCCACTCAATGCTCTCCCACTCGATGGTCTCCCACTCCGTTGTCTCGCACTCAAAGTAA